One region of Skermanella mucosa genomic DNA includes:
- the ccoP gene encoding cytochrome-c oxidase, cbb3-type subunit III: MPTKVEKDSLSGVDTTGHEWDGIQELNNPLPKWWLYVFYVCVAFSVVYWILYPAIPLGKTYTAGILGYSQRETVVADLAKAREAQGAFRSKIETSSFDEILGNQDLLAFATAGGRTAFADNCAACHAAGGAGAKGYPTLADDDWLWGGKADDIHTTLLHGIRSTNDEDTRISEMPKFGVDQLLTRPQIDDTAEYVLSLTGRETDKAAAGRGATVFAENCASCHGEKGEGMREVGAPRLNDNIWLYGGDKKSVVESITYARAGVMPAWSSRLDPVTIKQLAVYVHSLGGGEK, encoded by the coding sequence ATGCCGACCAAGGTTGAAAAGGACTCCCTGTCGGGGGTCGACACCACCGGCCACGAGTGGGACGGTATCCAGGAACTGAACAATCCGCTGCCGAAGTGGTGGCTCTACGTCTTCTATGTCTGCGTCGCCTTCTCGGTGGTGTACTGGATCCTGTACCCGGCGATCCCGCTGGGCAAGACCTACACCGCCGGGATCCTGGGCTACAGCCAGCGCGAGACGGTCGTCGCCGACCTGGCGAAGGCCCGCGAAGCCCAGGGCGCCTTCCGCTCGAAGATCGAGACGTCCTCGTTCGACGAGATCCTGGGCAACCAGGACCTGCTGGCCTTCGCCACGGCCGGCGGCCGCACGGCCTTCGCCGACAACTGCGCGGCCTGCCACGCGGCCGGCGGCGCCGGTGCCAAGGGCTACCCGACGCTGGCCGACGACGACTGGCTGTGGGGCGGCAAGGCGGACGACATCCACACCACGCTGCTGCACGGCATCCGGTCGACCAACGACGAGGACACCCGCATCTCCGAGATGCCGAAGTTCGGCGTCGACCAACTGCTGACCCGTCCGCAGATCGACGACACGGCCGAGTATGTCCTGTCGCTGACCGGCCGGGAAACGGACAAGGCCGCCGCCGGCCGCGGCGCCACGGTGTTCGCCGAGAACTGCGCGTCTTGCCACGGCGAGAAGGGCGAGGGGATGCGGGAAGTCGGGGCTCCCCGGCTGAACGACAACATCTGGCTCTATGGCGGCGACAAGAAGTCCGTCGTCGAGTCGATCACCTATGCCCGCGCCGGCGTCATGCCGGCCTGGAGCAGCCGTCTGGACCCGGTCACGATCAAGCAGCTCGCCGTCTACGTCCACAGCCTGGGCGGCGGCGAGAAGTAA
- the ccoO gene encoding cytochrome-c oxidase, cbb3-type subunit II, whose amino-acid sequence MASTDKKPGLFNHGLIEKNVTLMMVLILLTVSIGGLVEIIPLFTIETTIEKVEGVRPYTPLEQMGRNIYIREGCYNCHSQQVRPFRDEAERYGHYSLAAESMYDHPFQWSSKRTGPDLARVGGKYSNQWQVAHLVDPRAVVPESIMPGYAFLLDRPLKYGDVKDHLKTLSIVGVPYTAEQIDVAAKDLEVQQRPDGETDGLLARYPKAVVADFDGNPKVVTEMDALVAYLQMLGTLVDFTKYQPADLKQ is encoded by the coding sequence ATGGCTAGCACCGACAAGAAGCCCGGCCTTTTCAATCACGGGCTGATTGAAAAGAACGTCACCCTGATGATGGTCCTGATCCTGCTCACCGTCTCCATCGGCGGCCTGGTCGAGATCATCCCCCTGTTCACCATCGAGACCACCATCGAGAAGGTGGAGGGGGTCCGCCCCTACACCCCGCTCGAGCAGATGGGCCGCAACATCTACATCCGCGAAGGCTGCTACAACTGCCACAGCCAGCAGGTCCGTCCGTTCCGCGACGAGGCCGAGCGCTATGGCCACTACAGCCTGGCGGCCGAGAGCATGTACGACCATCCGTTCCAGTGGAGCTCGAAGCGCACCGGCCCGGACCTCGCCCGGGTCGGCGGCAAGTACTCCAACCAGTGGCAGGTCGCCCATCTGGTCGATCCGCGCGCCGTGGTGCCGGAATCGATCATGCCGGGCTACGCCTTCCTCCTGGACCGCCCGCTGAAGTACGGCGACGTCAAGGACCACCTGAAGACCCTGAGCATCGTCGGGGTGCCCTACACCGCCGAGCAGATCGACGTCGCCGCCAAGGACCTGGAGGTCCAGCAGCGTCCCGACGGCGAGACCGACGGCCTCCTGGCCCGCTATCCCAAGGCTGTCGTCGCCGACTTCGACGGCAACCCGAAGGTCGTGACCGAGATGGATGCGCTGGTCGCCTACCTCCAGATGCTCGGTACGCTGGTCGATTTCACGAAGTATCAGCCGGCCGATCTCAAGCAATAG
- the ccoN gene encoding cytochrome-c oxidase, cbb3-type subunit I produces the protein MTAATLSHGSSVGGERAGEETVSYNEAVIRLFVIATVFWGVIGFIAGIFIALQLAFPALNLGLEWTSFGRLRPLHTSAVIFAFGGNALFATSLYVVQRTCRAPLWGGPAIANFLFVGYQLFIVLAASGYVLGITQGKEYAEPEWYVDLWLTVVWVVYLLTFVGTIMQRREPHIYVANWFYLAFIVTIAMLHLVNNLNVPVSFFGTASYPLFAGVQGALVQWWYGHNAVGFFLTAGFLGMMYYFIPKQAGRPVYSYRLSIIHFWSLIFLYIWAGPHHLHYTALPEWAQTLGMTFSVMLWMPSWGGMINGIMTLSGAWDKLRTDPVLRFLVTSVAFYGMSTFEGPVMSIKAVNALSHYTDWTVGHVHSGALGWVAFVSFGAVYYLVPQLWKAQRLYSLRLVSYHFWTATIGIVLYITAMWISGIMQGLMWRAYDNLGFLQYSFVETVAAMHPFYVIRAMGGVLFLIGALIMVYNLWRTTKGDIRVEKPYVTAPTRKFAPAAE, from the coding sequence ATGACAGCAGCGACCCTGTCCCACGGTTCGTCCGTGGGAGGCGAGCGGGCAGGTGAGGAGACCGTCTCGTACAACGAGGCTGTCATCCGCCTGTTCGTCATCGCCACCGTTTTCTGGGGCGTGATCGGCTTTATCGCCGGCATCTTCATCGCCCTGCAACTGGCGTTCCCGGCGCTGAACCTGGGCCTGGAATGGACCAGCTTCGGCCGCCTGCGGCCGCTGCACACCTCGGCGGTGATCTTCGCCTTCGGCGGCAACGCCCTGTTCGCCACCTCGCTGTACGTCGTCCAGCGCACCTGCCGGGCTCCGCTCTGGGGCGGGCCGGCGATCGCCAACTTCCTGTTCGTGGGCTACCAGCTCTTCATCGTGCTGGCGGCGTCGGGCTACGTGCTGGGCATCACCCAGGGCAAGGAATACGCCGAGCCGGAATGGTACGTCGACCTGTGGCTGACGGTCGTCTGGGTGGTCTACCTGCTGACCTTCGTCGGCACGATCATGCAGCGCCGCGAACCCCACATCTACGTGGCCAACTGGTTCTACCTGGCGTTCATCGTGACCATCGCGATGCTTCACCTGGTCAACAACCTGAACGTCCCGGTCTCGTTCTTCGGCACCGCCAGCTATCCGCTGTTCGCGGGCGTGCAGGGCGCGCTGGTCCAGTGGTGGTACGGCCACAACGCGGTGGGCTTCTTCCTGACCGCCGGCTTCCTGGGCATGATGTACTACTTCATCCCCAAGCAGGCGGGCCGCCCGGTCTATTCCTACCGGCTGTCGATCATCCATTTCTGGTCGCTGATCTTCCTCTACATCTGGGCCGGCCCGCACCACCTGCACTACACGGCCCTGCCGGAATGGGCGCAGACGCTGGGCATGACCTTCTCCGTCATGCTGTGGATGCCGTCCTGGGGCGGCATGATCAACGGCATCATGACCCTGTCCGGCGCCTGGGACAAGCTGCGGACCGACCCGGTCCTGCGCTTCCTGGTCACCTCGGTCGCGTTCTACGGCATGAGCACCTTCGAAGGCCCGGTGATGTCGATCAAGGCTGTCAACGCCCTGTCGCACTACACCGACTGGACCGTCGGCCATGTCCACTCCGGCGCGCTCGGCTGGGTCGCCTTCGTCAGCTTCGGCGCGGTGTACTACCTGGTTCCCCAGCTCTGGAAGGCCCAGCGGCTCTATTCGCTGCGGCTGGTCAGCTATCACTTCTGGACCGCCACCATCGGCATCGTCCTCTACATCACCGCGATGTGGATCTCGGGCATCATGCAGGGCCTGATGTGGCGCGCCTATGACAATCTCGGCTTCCTGCAGTACTCGTTCGTCGAGACCGTGGCGGCCATGCATCCCTTCTACGTGATCCGCGCCATGGGCGGCGTGCTGTTCCTGATCGGCGCCCTGATCATGGTCTACAACCTGTGGCGGACGACCAAGGGCGACATCCGGGTCGAGAAGCCCTACGTCACCGCCCCGACGCGCAAGTTCGCGCCGGCCGCCGAGTAA
- a CDS encoding cbb3-type cytochrome oxidase subunit 3: MLLFVGVLFWALRPKNKSKFDEASRIPFKDEGQEK, encoded by the coding sequence ATGCTGCTGTTCGTCGGCGTCCTGTTCTGGGCCTTGCGGCCCAAGAACAAGTCGAAGTTCGACGAGGCCAGCCGCATCCCGTTCAAGGATGAAGGCCAGGAGAAATAG
- a CDS encoding class I SAM-dependent rRNA methyltransferase, which translates to MSDIAPRPTIRLQPSRHKRVQHGHPWVYSNEIHMDNAAKAIPPGSVVRVVTHDGVPLGAATFNPHTLICTRMLSRDPEAAVDRGFLAERLRRALGLRERLYERPFYRLVHAEADGLPALIIDRFGDAVVVQANSAGMDRLTPDLLEALDEVLSPAAVVLRNDSPARGLEGLGGEVRVARGSLDGAVRLEENGCTFFADPGAGQKTGWFYDQRDNRAAIAALACGARVIDFYSYNGGFAVQCAKAGAASVVAVDRSEAALASGARAAEANGVAGLCEFRRADAFEELERLAAAGERFGVVIADPPAFVKSKKDLQAGTRAYRKMTRLAASITAPGGFLLVASCSHNVDVPLFSEQVARGLDDARRSGRILRTGGAAPDHPVHPHLPETAYLKAQVLQLD; encoded by the coding sequence ATGAGCGACATTGCCCCCCGACCCACGATCCGCCTGCAGCCGAGCCGGCACAAGCGGGTCCAGCACGGCCATCCCTGGGTCTATTCCAACGAGATCCACATGGACAACGCGGCCAAGGCGATCCCGCCGGGCAGCGTCGTCCGGGTGGTGACCCACGACGGCGTGCCGCTGGGCGCCGCCACCTTCAACCCGCACACGCTGATCTGCACGCGGATGCTGTCGCGCGACCCGGAAGCCGCGGTCGACCGCGGCTTCCTGGCGGAACGGCTGCGCCGGGCGCTGGGCTTGCGCGAGCGGCTCTACGAGCGGCCGTTCTACCGGCTGGTCCACGCCGAGGCCGACGGGCTGCCGGCCCTGATCATCGACCGGTTCGGCGACGCGGTGGTCGTCCAGGCCAACTCCGCCGGGATGGACCGGCTGACCCCGGACCTGCTGGAGGCGCTGGACGAGGTGCTGTCCCCCGCCGCGGTGGTCCTGCGCAACGACAGCCCGGCGCGCGGGCTCGAAGGCCTGGGCGGCGAGGTCAGGGTCGCCAGAGGATCGCTGGACGGCGCGGTCCGGCTGGAGGAGAACGGCTGCACCTTCTTCGCCGATCCGGGCGCCGGGCAGAAGACCGGCTGGTTCTACGACCAGCGCGACAACCGGGCGGCGATCGCGGCGCTGGCATGCGGCGCGCGGGTGATCGACTTCTACAGCTACAACGGCGGCTTCGCGGTCCAGTGCGCCAAGGCCGGCGCCGCGTCGGTCGTCGCGGTGGACCGGTCGGAGGCGGCCCTCGCCAGCGGCGCCCGCGCCGCGGAAGCCAACGGGGTCGCCGGCCTGTGCGAGTTCCGCCGGGCCGACGCCTTCGAGGAACTGGAGCGGCTGGCGGCGGCCGGCGAGCGGTTCGGCGTGGTGATCGCCGACCCGCCGGCCTTCGTGAAATCGAAGAAGGACCTGCAGGCCGGGACCCGGGCCTATCGCAAGATGACGCGGCTGGCCGCCTCGATCACGGCGCCGGGCGGCTTCCTGCTGGTCGCGTCGTGCAGCCACAATGTGGACGTGCCGCTGTTCTCCGAGCAGGTCGCCCGCGGCCTGGACGACGCCCGCCGGTCGGGGCGCATACTGCGGACCGGCGGTGCCGCGCCCGACCACCCGGTCCACCCGCACCTGCCGGAGACCGCCTACCTGAAGGCTCAGGTACTGCAACTGGACTGA